In the Pseudanabaena sp. PCC 7367 genome, one interval contains:
- a CDS encoding peptidylprolyl isomerase yields MVDDIPIQAGELLPLLAKYRLLPKLKQELIIDQAIADIHLTAAQQEQAQQQFLAKYQISEPEAQQAYLNYYGLTGDQLVEIADREARIEIYKQQTWGHKLESIFLTQRSQLDIVTYSLIRTNSAEVVQELYFRIKDGEQSFTEVASTYSEGPEAQTGGLLGPTPLHNLHPSIAQHLLIAKPGQIQPPISIDKWYILLRLEQKQAAVLDDVMRQSLLGQLFQQWLEQQLRMQPSPD; encoded by the coding sequence GTGGTTGACGATATTCCAATTCAGGCTGGTGAACTGCTGCCATTACTGGCCAAATATCGATTGCTGCCAAAGCTGAAGCAGGAATTGATTATTGATCAAGCGATCGCTGATATCCACCTAACCGCAGCGCAGCAAGAACAGGCACAGCAGCAATTTTTGGCGAAATATCAAATTAGTGAACCGGAAGCCCAGCAAGCCTATTTAAACTATTACGGCCTGACAGGAGATCAGCTAGTTGAGATTGCTGATCGTGAAGCCAGGATTGAGATTTATAAGCAGCAAACCTGGGGGCATAAGCTGGAATCGATCTTTCTGACCCAGCGCAGTCAACTAGACATAGTTACTTATTCTTTGATTCGCACCAACAGTGCAGAAGTAGTGCAGGAATTGTACTTTCGGATCAAGGATGGTGAGCAGAGCTTTACCGAAGTAGCCAGCACCTATTCTGAGGGGCCAGAGGCTCAGACTGGTGGGCTGTTAGGGCCAACCCCGCTGCATAACTTACATCCCAGTATTGCCCAGCATTTATTGATCGCTAAGCCAGGTCAGATCCAGCCGCCCATATCGATCGATAAGTGGTATATTCTGCTTCGACTGGAGCAAAAGCAAGCCGCTGTGCTGGATGATGTGATGCGCCAAAGCCTGTTGGGACAATTGTTTCAGCAATGGTTAGAGCAGCAACTCCGGATGCAGCCATCCCCCGATTAA
- the aroH gene encoding chorismate mutase — translation MGWRVRGVRGATTVDANTPEAVQVAVLEMLTAIADRNNIDPENIVSVTFSVTTDINSVFPAKIARSLPQWEHVPLLDVQHMHVEGDLKRCIRVLMHINTELEQGQIQHIYLKDASHLRPDLTSLRSC, via the coding sequence GTGGGTTGGCGAGTGCGTGGCGTACGTGGAGCAACAACTGTAGATGCAAACACCCCGGAAGCGGTGCAGGTTGCGGTATTGGAAATGTTAACCGCGATCGCCGATCGCAATAATATCGATCCTGAAAATATTGTAAGTGTAACCTTTTCTGTTACTACTGATATTAATAGTGTATTTCCAGCCAAAATAGCGCGATCGCTACCTCAGTGGGAACATGTGCCATTGCTGGATGTGCAGCATATGCACGTCGAAGGTGATCTAAAGCGCTGCATTAGGGTACTCATGCACATCAACACAGAGCTAGAACAAGGCCAAATCCAACATATTTATCTGAAGGATGCTAGCCATCTGCGCCCCGATCTTACCTCGCTCAGAAGTTGCTAG
- a CDS encoding alpha/beta fold hydrolase, producing MPSVIIAGARHNYALTPQTDTPTTLVFLHGWLLSQVYWQPLVNLLSCHYRCLTYDLRGFGRSGVGDRRTYSPACYAQDLSELLDQLEINSAWLVGHSLGGVIALWAASMLSDRVVGVACLNSGGGIYLKEEFEKFRQAGQTILKFRPVWLDRVPLLANQFAKDSVKFPLAKQWGKQRIQDFVGADFEAAKGTLLDSTSAEQVHLLPQVVAKLTQPVYFFAGADDRIMEPKYVNHLASFHYLFNGSGENVFELNDCGHMGMLEQPDRIGQKLLTLLPPPQIKNVA from the coding sequence ATGCCAAGTGTGATCATTGCTGGGGCAAGACATAATTATGCACTTACTCCCCAAACTGATACCCCGACTACGCTGGTTTTCTTGCATGGCTGGCTACTTAGTCAGGTCTATTGGCAACCGTTGGTTAATTTACTCAGTTGTCATTATCGGTGCCTAACCTATGATCTGCGTGGGTTCGGTCGATCGGGAGTTGGCGATCGTCGCACCTATAGCCCCGCCTGCTATGCCCAGGATCTCAGTGAGTTGCTCGACCAACTGGAAATAAACTCAGCCTGGCTGGTGGGGCATTCACTGGGCGGTGTGATCGCGCTGTGGGCGGCCAGTATGCTGAGCGATCGAGTGGTAGGCGTGGCCTGTCTTAATTCCGGTGGCGGCATTTACCTCAAGGAAGAATTTGAGAAATTCCGGCAGGCTGGTCAAACGATTCTTAAGTTTAGACCCGTCTGGCTCGATCGAGTGCCCTTATTGGCCAATCAATTTGCCAAGGACAGTGTTAAATTTCCCCTTGCCAAACAATGGGGGAAACAACGCATTCAAGATTTTGTGGGGGCTGATTTTGAAGCAGCAAAGGGAACCCTGCTCGATTCGACTAGTGCCGAACAGGTACATCTGCTGCCGCAGGTGGTGGCAAAACTAACCCAACCAGTCTATTTCTTTGCCGGTGCGGACGATCGGATTATGGAGCCCAAGTATGTGAATCATTTGGCCAGTTTTCATTATTTGTTCAATGGCAGTGGTGAGAATGTCTTTGAACTTAACGATTGTGGCCATATGGGGATGTTGGAACAACCCGATCGCATTGGTCAAAAGTTATTAACGCTGTTGCCACCGCCACAAATCAAAAATGTGGCCTGA
- a CDS encoding phycobiliprotein lyase, with product MDIVEFFQQCAGEWMMQRTSRNLNLNTSEASRTKLLVEILPQSDPNIAQLCQQQDLAPTAIALATKISWDGDMDFGKQKYTGSNIVAIAPDAQSPELGKLVSLKNGNGSDRGILSSYVLRNDGTLVITTMHNQTHLEERVWFASENFKLRTSLLTQPDGQRVASFCTEIRRVPMPASA from the coding sequence ATGGATATTGTGGAATTCTTTCAGCAATGTGCTGGAGAATGGATGATGCAGCGCACCAGTCGCAACTTGAATTTAAATACTTCCGAAGCCAGCCGCACCAAGTTACTGGTAGAAATTTTGCCGCAGAGCGATCCAAATATTGCCCAACTATGCCAGCAACAGGATCTTGCTCCCACGGCGATCGCCCTGGCCACCAAGATTAGCTGGGATGGGGATATGGATTTTGGCAAACAAAAATATACAGGTAGTAATATTGTGGCGATCGCGCCAGATGCTCAATCCCCAGAACTAGGTAAGTTAGTTAGCCTTAAAAATGGCAATGGTAGCGATCGTGGGATCTTGAGTAGTTATGTACTGCGCAATGATGGCACCCTGGTGATAACCACCATGCATAACCAAACCCACCTAGAGGAGCGGGTCTGGTTTGCCAGCGAGAATTTTAAGCTCCGCACCAGTTTGCTAACTCAACCAGATGGGCAGCGGGTGGCATCTTTTTGCACCGAAATTAGAAGGGTACCCATGCCTGCCAGTGCATAA